The following coding sequences lie in one Heyndrickxia oleronia genomic window:
- a CDS encoding FxLYD domain-containing protein encodes MSARIDDIVVDFLDGDEKSLQTAPMISPIPDIIPPNETAYITESITLETVKDPAELKNTQINIESSKTDDEPMMLETDNIELSKGKHSDIQMPYLVTGTVTNPHSEKAENILISAALYNDKDELLGVLKRTLDISLDPNGSEKFELNYPELPDEISGKVSKVKVKAYNSSY; translated from the coding sequence GTGTCGGCTAGGATTGATGATATAGTAGTAGATTTTCTAGACGGTGATGAAAAGAGTCTACAAACCGCACCTATGATTTCTCCAATACCGGATATCATTCCACCTAATGAAACTGCATATATTACTGAGTCCATAACATTAGAAACAGTCAAGGATCCCGCAGAATTAAAGAATACCCAAATTAATATTGAATCTAGCAAAACCGATGACGAACCAATGATGCTAGAAACCGATAATATAGAATTATCTAAAGGAAAACATTCAGATATTCAAATGCCTTATCTTGTGACAGGAACTGTTACAAATCCCCACTCTGAAAAGGCAGAGAATATTCTTATTTCTGCAGCATTGTATAATGATAAAGATGAGTTACTAGGTGTTTTAAAAAGGACATTAGATATAAGCTTAGATCCTAATGGCTCTGAGAAATTTGAATTAAATTATCCTGAATTACCTGATGAAATTAGCGGAAAAGTATCAAAGGTGAAGGTAAAAGCCTATAATTCTTCCTATTAA